From the Manihot esculenta cultivar AM560-2 chromosome 3, M.esculenta_v8, whole genome shotgun sequence genome, one window contains:
- the LOC110610749 gene encoding cold-responsive protein kinase 1 isoform X1 produces MTCFSFLFGRRIDSSPKNSFGVDEVAGFDNVKRYTYKELRNATEDFSPANKIGEGGFGSVYKGKLKDGRIAAIKVLSAESRQGVKEFLTEINVISDIEHENLVKLYGCCVEENHRILVYNYLEKNSLARTLLGENQSNSNIQFSWRIRTKICIGVARGLAFLHEDLQPHIVHRDIKASNILLDKDLTPKISDFGLAKLIPPNMTHVSTRVAGTIGYLAPEYAIRGQLTRKADIYSFGILLVEIVSGRCNRNTQLPIDEQYLLERTWELYERNELVSLVDPSLNGEFDAEESCKFLKIGLLCTQDASKLRPPMSTVVKLLTGEKEVDDSKITKPGLITDFMDLKVRGPPQAKSEIKTGYLVSSDSDKLDDSTTLGNSTSAATSTTLTACND; encoded by the exons ATGACttgtttttctttcttatttggTCGGAGGATTGATTCTTCACCAAAAAATTCTTTTGGAGTTGATGAGG TTGCAGGCTTTGACAATGTTAAACGCTACACTTACAAGGAATTAAGAAATGCTACTGAAGATTTTAGTCCAGCTAATAAAATTGGAGAGGGTGGTTTTGGTTCAGTGTACAAG GGAAAGCTTAAAGATGGGAGAATTGCTGCTATAAAAGTTCTTTCAGCTGAATCAAGACAAGGGGTAAAAGAATTTTTAACAGAGATTAATGTGATCTCAGATATAGAGCATGAGAATTTAGTTAAGCTTTATGGTTGTTGTGTGGAAGAAAATCACAGAATTCTAGTCTACAACTACCTTGAGAAGAATAGCCTTGCACGAACTCTTCTTG GAGAAAATCAGAGTAACAGTAACATCCAGTTTAGTTGGAGAATACGAACTAAAATCTGCATTGGTGTAGCACGAGGGCTTGCCTTTCTCCATGAGGATTTGCAACCACACATTGTTCACAGAGATATCAAAGCGAGCAATATTCTCCTTGACAAAGACCTAACTCccaaaatttcagattttggtCTAGCCAAGCTTATCCCACCCAACATGACTCATGTTAGCACACGTGTGGCTGGAACAAT AGGTTATTTGGCACCGGAATATGCAATAAGGGGCCAGCTGACGCGGAAAGCAGACATTTATAGTTTTGGTATCCTCCTTGTGGAAATTGTCAGTGGGAGATGCAACAGAAATACACAATTGCCTATTGACGAACAATATCTCCTAGAAAGG ACATGGGAACTTTACGAGCGAAATGAGCTGGTAAGTCTGGTGGATCCATCACTTAATGGGGAGTTTGATGCTGAGGAGTCTTGTAAGTTTCTAAAGATAGGTTTACTCTGCACCCAAGATGCTTCAAAGCTTCGTCCTCCCATGTCTACGGTGGTGAAGCTGCTAACCGGTGAGAAGGAGGTTGACGACAGTAAGATAACAAAACCAGGTTTAATTACTGATTTCATGGACCTCAAAGTAAGAGGCCCTCCTCAAGCCAAATCTGAAATAAAGACTGGATATCTTGTATCATCTGACTCGGACAAACTGGATGACTCAACAACATTAGGAAACTCGACAAGTGCAGCTACGTCTACGACCTTAACTGCGTGCAACGATTAA
- the LOC110610749 gene encoding cold-responsive protein kinase 1 isoform X3: MTCFSFLFGRRIDSSPKNSFGVDEVAGFDNVKRYTYKELRNATEDFSPANKIGEGGFGSVYKLKDGRIAAIKVLSAESRQGVKEFLTEINVISDIEHENLVKLYGCCVEENHRILVYNYLEKNSLARTLLGENQSNSNIQFSWRIRTKICIGVARGLAFLHEDLQPHIVHRDIKASNILLDKDLTPKISDFGLAKLIPPNMTHVSTRVAGTIGYLAPEYAIRGQLTRKADIYSFGILLVEIVSGRCNRNTQLPIDEQYLLERTWELYERNELVSLVDPSLNGEFDAEESCKFLKIGLLCTQDASKLRPPMSTVVKLLTGEKEVDDSKITKPGLITDFMDLKVRGPPQAKSEIKTGYLVSSDSDKLDDSTTLGNSTSAATSTTLTACND, encoded by the exons ATGACttgtttttctttcttatttggTCGGAGGATTGATTCTTCACCAAAAAATTCTTTTGGAGTTGATGAGG TTGCAGGCTTTGACAATGTTAAACGCTACACTTACAAGGAATTAAGAAATGCTACTGAAGATTTTAGTCCAGCTAATAAAATTGGAGAGGGTGGTTTTGGTTCAGTGTACAAG CTTAAAGATGGGAGAATTGCTGCTATAAAAGTTCTTTCAGCTGAATCAAGACAAGGGGTAAAAGAATTTTTAACAGAGATTAATGTGATCTCAGATATAGAGCATGAGAATTTAGTTAAGCTTTATGGTTGTTGTGTGGAAGAAAATCACAGAATTCTAGTCTACAACTACCTTGAGAAGAATAGCCTTGCACGAACTCTTCTTG GAGAAAATCAGAGTAACAGTAACATCCAGTTTAGTTGGAGAATACGAACTAAAATCTGCATTGGTGTAGCACGAGGGCTTGCCTTTCTCCATGAGGATTTGCAACCACACATTGTTCACAGAGATATCAAAGCGAGCAATATTCTCCTTGACAAAGACCTAACTCccaaaatttcagattttggtCTAGCCAAGCTTATCCCACCCAACATGACTCATGTTAGCACACGTGTGGCTGGAACAAT AGGTTATTTGGCACCGGAATATGCAATAAGGGGCCAGCTGACGCGGAAAGCAGACATTTATAGTTTTGGTATCCTCCTTGTGGAAATTGTCAGTGGGAGATGCAACAGAAATACACAATTGCCTATTGACGAACAATATCTCCTAGAAAGG ACATGGGAACTTTACGAGCGAAATGAGCTGGTAAGTCTGGTGGATCCATCACTTAATGGGGAGTTTGATGCTGAGGAGTCTTGTAAGTTTCTAAAGATAGGTTTACTCTGCACCCAAGATGCTTCAAAGCTTCGTCCTCCCATGTCTACGGTGGTGAAGCTGCTAACCGGTGAGAAGGAGGTTGACGACAGTAAGATAACAAAACCAGGTTTAATTACTGATTTCATGGACCTCAAAGTAAGAGGCCCTCCTCAAGCCAAATCTGAAATAAAGACTGGATATCTTGTATCATCTGACTCGGACAAACTGGATGACTCAACAACATTAGGAAACTCGACAAGTGCAGCTACGTCTACGACCTTAACTGCGTGCAACGATTAA
- the LOC110610749 gene encoding cold-responsive protein kinase 1 isoform X2: MTCFSFLFGRRIDSSPKNSFGVDEGFDNVKRYTYKELRNATEDFSPANKIGEGGFGSVYKGKLKDGRIAAIKVLSAESRQGVKEFLTEINVISDIEHENLVKLYGCCVEENHRILVYNYLEKNSLARTLLGENQSNSNIQFSWRIRTKICIGVARGLAFLHEDLQPHIVHRDIKASNILLDKDLTPKISDFGLAKLIPPNMTHVSTRVAGTIGYLAPEYAIRGQLTRKADIYSFGILLVEIVSGRCNRNTQLPIDEQYLLERTWELYERNELVSLVDPSLNGEFDAEESCKFLKIGLLCTQDASKLRPPMSTVVKLLTGEKEVDDSKITKPGLITDFMDLKVRGPPQAKSEIKTGYLVSSDSDKLDDSTTLGNSTSAATSTTLTACND; encoded by the exons ATGACttgtttttctttcttatttggTCGGAGGATTGATTCTTCACCAAAAAATTCTTTTGGAGTTGATGAGG GCTTTGACAATGTTAAACGCTACACTTACAAGGAATTAAGAAATGCTACTGAAGATTTTAGTCCAGCTAATAAAATTGGAGAGGGTGGTTTTGGTTCAGTGTACAAG GGAAAGCTTAAAGATGGGAGAATTGCTGCTATAAAAGTTCTTTCAGCTGAATCAAGACAAGGGGTAAAAGAATTTTTAACAGAGATTAATGTGATCTCAGATATAGAGCATGAGAATTTAGTTAAGCTTTATGGTTGTTGTGTGGAAGAAAATCACAGAATTCTAGTCTACAACTACCTTGAGAAGAATAGCCTTGCACGAACTCTTCTTG GAGAAAATCAGAGTAACAGTAACATCCAGTTTAGTTGGAGAATACGAACTAAAATCTGCATTGGTGTAGCACGAGGGCTTGCCTTTCTCCATGAGGATTTGCAACCACACATTGTTCACAGAGATATCAAAGCGAGCAATATTCTCCTTGACAAAGACCTAACTCccaaaatttcagattttggtCTAGCCAAGCTTATCCCACCCAACATGACTCATGTTAGCACACGTGTGGCTGGAACAAT AGGTTATTTGGCACCGGAATATGCAATAAGGGGCCAGCTGACGCGGAAAGCAGACATTTATAGTTTTGGTATCCTCCTTGTGGAAATTGTCAGTGGGAGATGCAACAGAAATACACAATTGCCTATTGACGAACAATATCTCCTAGAAAGG ACATGGGAACTTTACGAGCGAAATGAGCTGGTAAGTCTGGTGGATCCATCACTTAATGGGGAGTTTGATGCTGAGGAGTCTTGTAAGTTTCTAAAGATAGGTTTACTCTGCACCCAAGATGCTTCAAAGCTTCGTCCTCCCATGTCTACGGTGGTGAAGCTGCTAACCGGTGAGAAGGAGGTTGACGACAGTAAGATAACAAAACCAGGTTTAATTACTGATTTCATGGACCTCAAAGTAAGAGGCCCTCCTCAAGCCAAATCTGAAATAAAGACTGGATATCTTGTATCATCTGACTCGGACAAACTGGATGACTCAACAACATTAGGAAACTCGACAAGTGCAGCTACGTCTACGACCTTAACTGCGTGCAACGATTAA
- the LOC110610749 gene encoding cold-responsive protein kinase 1 isoform X4, with amino-acid sequence MTCFSFLFGRRIDSSPKNSFGVDEGFDNVKRYTYKELRNATEDFSPANKIGEGGFGSVYKLKDGRIAAIKVLSAESRQGVKEFLTEINVISDIEHENLVKLYGCCVEENHRILVYNYLEKNSLARTLLGENQSNSNIQFSWRIRTKICIGVARGLAFLHEDLQPHIVHRDIKASNILLDKDLTPKISDFGLAKLIPPNMTHVSTRVAGTIGYLAPEYAIRGQLTRKADIYSFGILLVEIVSGRCNRNTQLPIDEQYLLERTWELYERNELVSLVDPSLNGEFDAEESCKFLKIGLLCTQDASKLRPPMSTVVKLLTGEKEVDDSKITKPGLITDFMDLKVRGPPQAKSEIKTGYLVSSDSDKLDDSTTLGNSTSAATSTTLTACND; translated from the exons ATGACttgtttttctttcttatttggTCGGAGGATTGATTCTTCACCAAAAAATTCTTTTGGAGTTGATGAGG GCTTTGACAATGTTAAACGCTACACTTACAAGGAATTAAGAAATGCTACTGAAGATTTTAGTCCAGCTAATAAAATTGGAGAGGGTGGTTTTGGTTCAGTGTACAAG CTTAAAGATGGGAGAATTGCTGCTATAAAAGTTCTTTCAGCTGAATCAAGACAAGGGGTAAAAGAATTTTTAACAGAGATTAATGTGATCTCAGATATAGAGCATGAGAATTTAGTTAAGCTTTATGGTTGTTGTGTGGAAGAAAATCACAGAATTCTAGTCTACAACTACCTTGAGAAGAATAGCCTTGCACGAACTCTTCTTG GAGAAAATCAGAGTAACAGTAACATCCAGTTTAGTTGGAGAATACGAACTAAAATCTGCATTGGTGTAGCACGAGGGCTTGCCTTTCTCCATGAGGATTTGCAACCACACATTGTTCACAGAGATATCAAAGCGAGCAATATTCTCCTTGACAAAGACCTAACTCccaaaatttcagattttggtCTAGCCAAGCTTATCCCACCCAACATGACTCATGTTAGCACACGTGTGGCTGGAACAAT AGGTTATTTGGCACCGGAATATGCAATAAGGGGCCAGCTGACGCGGAAAGCAGACATTTATAGTTTTGGTATCCTCCTTGTGGAAATTGTCAGTGGGAGATGCAACAGAAATACACAATTGCCTATTGACGAACAATATCTCCTAGAAAGG ACATGGGAACTTTACGAGCGAAATGAGCTGGTAAGTCTGGTGGATCCATCACTTAATGGGGAGTTTGATGCTGAGGAGTCTTGTAAGTTTCTAAAGATAGGTTTACTCTGCACCCAAGATGCTTCAAAGCTTCGTCCTCCCATGTCTACGGTGGTGAAGCTGCTAACCGGTGAGAAGGAGGTTGACGACAGTAAGATAACAAAACCAGGTTTAATTACTGATTTCATGGACCTCAAAGTAAGAGGCCCTCCTCAAGCCAAATCTGAAATAAAGACTGGATATCTTGTATCATCTGACTCGGACAAACTGGATGACTCAACAACATTAGGAAACTCGACAAGTGCAGCTACGTCTACGACCTTAACTGCGTGCAACGATTAA